A window of Panthera leo isolate Ple1 chromosome D2, P.leo_Ple1_pat1.1, whole genome shotgun sequence contains these coding sequences:
- the ZNF511 gene encoding zinc finger protein 511 produces MQLPPALHSRLAGGPGAAEPLPVERDPAAGAPPFRFAARRVRFPREHEFFEDGDVLRHLYLQDVLTQVTEAPERPRVPEFTCQVAGCCQVFDSLEDYEHHYHTLHRNVCSFCRRAFPSVHLLDVHILEWHDSLFQILSERQDMYQCLVEGCAEKFKTSKDRKDHLVRCHLYPADFRFDKPKKSRGPATPGAAVRASAEAPGDDGEQSGGDAMEVCSEHAASLPEPVGERRTSGHRIPSTICFGQGASRGFKSTKKKKGHQ; encoded by the exons ATGCAGCTGCCGCCCGCGCTGCACTCCCGCCTGGCGGGGGGACCCGGGGCGGCCGAGCCGCTGCCGGTGGAGCGGGACCCCGCGGCCGGAGCCCCGCCCTTCCGCTTCGCGGCGCGCCGGGTACGCTTCCCGCGGGAGCACGAGTTCTTCGAG GATGGGGACGTGCTGCGACACCTCTACCTTCAGGACGTGCTCACACAGGTGACAGAGGCGCCGGAGAGGCCCAG GGTGCCTGAGTTTACCTGTCAGGTGGCAGGCTGCTGCCAGGTGTTTGACAGCCTGGAGGACTATGAGCACCACTACCACACTCTGCACAGAAACGTCTGCTCCTTCTGCAGACGGGCCTTCCCCTCAGTGCACCTGCTGGACGTCCACATCCTGGAGTGGCATGACTCACTGTTCCAGATCCTGTCTGAAAGGCAGGACATG TATCAGTGCCTGGTGGAAGGCTGTGCAGAGAAGTTCAAGACCAGCAAAGACAGGAAAGATCACCTGGTGAGATGTCACCTCTACCCTGCGGACTTCCGATTTGATAAGCCAAAGAAAAGCAGAGG CCCAGCCACACCCGGGGCCGCTGTAAGAGCATCCGCAGAAGCTCCGGGGGATGACGGGGAGCAGTCAGGAGGGGATGCCATGGAAGTCTGCTCTGAACACGCGGCCTCCCTCCCAGAACCTGTGGGCGAGCGGCGGACCTCCGGCCACAG AATACCTTCTACCATCTGTTTCGGTCAAGGTGCATCACGAGGATTTAAaagcaccaagaaaaaaaagggacacCAGTGA